From the Chitinophaga lutea genome, the window GTCTTTCAGCAGGCGGATAAGATATTCCACGTGGGGGGTTTTACCGGTGCCGCCTACCGACAGGTTGCCGACGGCGATCACGGGGAGGTCGAATTCCACCGACGTCAGCACCCCGTTATCGTACAGGCGGTTCCGTATCCACAACACCAGGCCGTACAGGAGGGAAAAAGGGTATAAAAGATAACTGAGATATTGCCACACAGGGTTTGTCTTTTGTTGTTAATCCTGGAAATAATATACCTGCGTCGGGGTCACCACGATGTTCATCGGCACGTCCCCTTCGTAGGCGTCTTCTATCAGCTCCGGCAGCGGCGGGAACAGGCTCAGGCCGATGGCCTTCACGTCTTTCCGGCACTGCTGCAAAAATTCGTCATACATGCCTTTGCCGTACCCGACGCGGTGGCCGGCCTCATCAAACGCCAGCATCGGCACAAACACCACATCTATTTCTTTCGGCGCCACGATGCGGCCGCTCTCCGGCTCCGGGATGCCGTAGGCGTTATGCACCAGGCGCGTCCGTTCGTCCCACAGGTAATGCTGCATGTTGCCGGTGGCGAGGTACGACCGTGAAAGCACCAGCTGTACGCCGGGATAGGTGCTGCGCAGCCATTCGGCCAGCGGGTAAGTGTCCACTTCCTTTTTGGCCGTGATGGGCAGAAAGAGATGCACGTACACCGGGCTGCCCAGGTGTAGTTCCCTGCAATGCCGCAGCAGTGCGGCGTTGAGGCGGGCCGCTTCTTCGTCCGCCAGTTCCAGCCGGCGTGCAAGATACGCCTTTCGTATATCCTTTTTGGTGAACGTCATGCCGTGAGCAGTGTTTGCAGATGCGGCCTCATCAACTCCGCCTGTACCTGTACAAAATCCCGGTTGAGCTTGCGCGCGCGCGGAATGCGGGTGATGCGGGGGTAATGGCTCCATTCCACCACATCGTCTTCGTTGGTATGATGATCGCCGTTAAAAATCCATCCTACGACCGGTATCCCGGCCTGTTTGAGCGCCATGGCCGTGAGCAGGCAATGGTTGATGCTGCCCAGGTAGTTCTGCGCCACCACGATCACTTTGGCTTCCAGCTTTTTGATCAGGTCGAGCATAAACACTTCGCCGTTCAGCGGCACCATCAGGCCGCCGGCCCCTTCCACCACCAGCGGATGGGCGGGGTCCTGGAGCTTGCGGGCCTGCTCCGCGATCCGGTCTTCAAAAATGGTGATGCCTTCGCGCCGCGCCGCCAGGTGCGGGGAAGCAGGCATCCGCAGCCGGTACAGTTCATCCCGCACCAGGGAAGGATTGCTCAGCAATGCCCGCACGGTTTGCGTATCGGTAGTGTCCTGAAGGCCCGCCTGTACGGGTTTCCAGTACTGCGCGCCCAGGGCTTCGGCCACACAGGCGGCCGCCACCGTTTTGCCCACGCCGGTACCTATACCGGTGATGAAGATGTTGTTCATAAAAGCAAATATAAACCATCATTCAACCAATTACCTTAATTTCGTTCATAAGCATCAAGATTATGAAGTACTGTGAAAATATACTGGAAACGATCGGCCACACGCCCCTCGTGAAGTTGCATCGTGTAACGGCCGAACTGCCCTGTACCGTGCTGGCCAAAGTGGAATTCTTCAACCCCGGCAACTCCATCAAAGACCGTATGGCGCTGAAAATGGTGGAAGAAGCGGAAAAGAAAGGCTACCTCAAACCCGGCGGCACCATCATCGAAGGCACGTCCGGCAATACCGGGATGGGCCTCGCGCTGGCGGCCGTGATCAAAGGGTACAAATGTATTTTCACCACCACCGATAAACAGTCGAAAGAAAAAGTGGACATCCTCAAAGCCGTTGGCGCCGAAGTGATCGTGTGCCCCACCAACGTGCTGCCGGACGATCCGAAATCATATTACTCCGTATCACGGCGGCTGAGCACCGAAGTGCCCAATTCGTTTTATGTGAACCAGTACGACAATCTCGCCAACCGCGACGCGCATTACGAGCAGACCGGCCCGGAGATCTGGGAACAGACCGGCGGGAAGATCACCCACCTCGTTGTGGCCACCGGCACCGGCGGCACCATCACCGGCACGGGCAAGTTCCTCAAAGAAAAGAACCCCGACATCCAGGTGTGGGCAATCGACAGCTACGGTTCGCTGCTGAAGAAGTTTTTCGAAACCGGCGAGCTGGACATGAATGAAGTATATCCTTACATCACCGAAGGCATCGGCGAAGATTTTGTGCCGCAGAACTACGATATGAGCGTGATCGATCACTTCGAAAAGGTGACCGATAAAGACGGCGCCGTGATGGCCCGCCGCATCGCCAAGGAAGAAGGCATTTTTGTGGGCTACTCCGCCGGCTCCGCCATCGCAGGGCTTGTACAGCTGAAAAGCCGCCTGAAGCCCGATGCCGTGGTGGTGGTGATTTTCCACGACCACGGCAGCCGTTATGTGGGCAAAGTGTATAACGACCAGTGGATGATGGAACGCGGGTTCCTGGATGTAAAAACGGTGAAAGACATCGTGAACAGCCGCCGCAACCTCCCGCTGGTGACCATTGCGCCCGACGAAAAAGTGACCGGTGCCATCGCCAAAATGAAAAAATTCGACATCGAGCACCTGCCGGTGATCAAGGACGATAAATTCGTGGGCGCCATCTCCGAAGGCGGCCTGTTCAGCAAACTGATCGACCAGCCCGACCTGAAGGAAGCGGCCGTTGAAACCGTGATGCACAAGGCATTCCCGGTAGTCAGCATGGAAACGCCGATCGAAAAACTCTCCGTGTATATCAACAAAGAAAACGGCGCCGTGCTCACGCACGACGAAAGCGGCAACTATCACATCGTCACCAAATACGACATCATCCAGGCGCTGGGCAGCTAATATGTTGTACAAAGACCAATTAGGCCGGGAGGTGGAGATCCCCTCTCCTCCCCAACGCATCATTTCGGTGGTACCGTCGCAAACGGAGCTGCTGTACGACCTCGGCGCGCAGGTGCTGGGCATCACCAAATTCTGCGTGCATCCCGACGCCTGGTTCCGCAGCATCACCCGCGTGGGCGGCACCAAACAGCTCAACCTGGAGCTGATCGCCTCCCTGCAGCCCGATCTCATCATTGCCAACAAGGAAGAAAACGAAAAGGCCCAGATCGAGGCCCTGGCGGCCCGTTTCCCGGTATGGACGAGCGACATCCGTCACCTCGCGGATGCCTGCGCGATGATCACCAGCCTCGGTGAGATACTTGAGCGCCGGCACTCCGCACAGCTCATCCGCCAGCGAATCGAAGAAGGCTTCGAGGCGTTGACGCCGCTTCCCGTAGCGGTGCCCACGGCCTATTTCATCTGGCGCGATCCCTGGATGGTGGCCGGAGGCGATACGTTCATCCACGAAATGATGGCGCGCTGCGGTTTCAGGAACGTGTTTGAGGACCTGCCCCGTTACCCCTCCATTTCCCTGCCGCAGCTGGCGGCCAGCGCCTGTAAACTCGTGCTGTTATCCAGCGAGCCCTACCCCTTTAAGGAAAAACACATCGCCGAAATACGGGAATACGTTCCCGATGCCGATGTGAGGTTGGTGGACGGTGAGATGTTCTCCTGGTATGGCAGCCGGCTGATGCATGCGCCGGCGTATTTTGAGGCGCTGATCAGGCAGGATGGTCAATGACTGGATTTAGCAGTATCCGGCCCCGGTTTGCACTGAAAACGCCGTTTAAAGGCTTCATAACCGGCTTCGAACTTCCTGCGTTTTGCCGTTCCGGGTTACCGGCAAACCTGTCTTTAAACTGGTCCGGCGTGGTGAAATCGTTGTTAGCTCTTTTCATGATTTTATAAGACCACAGTTCCCTTATAAAAATAACGTAAAGCTCCGTACGTCACTGGCTGAAACAACCGAAATTCTTCAATTTTTTTTCCAAAAAAGCAACCCGCCCGCCATATGCCCCGTACCCTATTCTGAAAAACGGGTTTCCTGTCAAATCTGAGTTAAAAACTAAACCACTCAATTATGGAAAGAAGAAACTTTTTGTCCAGCATGGGCATTACGATTGCTATTGCCTGTACGGGCGGGTTGGCAGCCTGCGGCGGAAAAGGAGACGACCCGGCGCCGAACCCCAATCCGAACCCGAACCCGGGCGGTGGCGCCAGGCTTACGGCGAACCTCTCCACCCAGATC encodes:
- a CDS encoding 5-formyltetrahydrofolate cyclo-ligase → MTFTKKDIRKAYLARRLELADEEAARLNAALLRHCRELHLGSPVYVHLFLPITAKKEVDTYPLAEWLRSTYPGVQLVLSRSYLATGNMQHYLWDERTRLVHNAYGIPEPESGRIVAPKEIDVVFVPMLAFDEAGHRVGYGKGMYDEFLQQCRKDVKAIGLSLFPPLPELIEDAYEGDVPMNIVVTPTQVYYFQD
- the bioD gene encoding dethiobiotin synthase, giving the protein MNNIFITGIGTGVGKTVAAACVAEALGAQYWKPVQAGLQDTTDTQTVRALLSNPSLVRDELYRLRMPASPHLAARREGITIFEDRIAEQARKLQDPAHPLVVEGAGGLMVPLNGEVFMLDLIKKLEAKVIVVAQNYLGSINHCLLTAMALKQAGIPVVGWIFNGDHHTNEDDVVEWSHYPRITRIPRARKLNRDFVQVQAELMRPHLQTLLTA
- a CDS encoding pyridoxal-phosphate dependent enzyme — encoded protein: MKYCENILETIGHTPLVKLHRVTAELPCTVLAKVEFFNPGNSIKDRMALKMVEEAEKKGYLKPGGTIIEGTSGNTGMGLALAAVIKGYKCIFTTTDKQSKEKVDILKAVGAEVIVCPTNVLPDDPKSYYSVSRRLSTEVPNSFYVNQYDNLANRDAHYEQTGPEIWEQTGGKITHLVVATGTGGTITGTGKFLKEKNPDIQVWAIDSYGSLLKKFFETGELDMNEVYPYITEGIGEDFVPQNYDMSVIDHFEKVTDKDGAVMARRIAKEEGIFVGYSAGSAIAGLVQLKSRLKPDAVVVVIFHDHGSRYVGKVYNDQWMMERGFLDVKTVKDIVNSRRNLPLVTIAPDEKVTGAIAKMKKFDIEHLPVIKDDKFVGAISEGGLFSKLIDQPDLKEAAVETVMHKAFPVVSMETPIEKLSVYINKENGAVLTHDESGNYHIVTKYDIIQALGS
- a CDS encoding helical backbone metal receptor, with protein sequence MLYKDQLGREVEIPSPPQRIISVVPSQTELLYDLGAQVLGITKFCVHPDAWFRSITRVGGTKQLNLELIASLQPDLIIANKEENEKAQIEALAARFPVWTSDIRHLADACAMITSLGEILERRHSAQLIRQRIEEGFEALTPLPVAVPTAYFIWRDPWMVAGGDTFIHEMMARCGFRNVFEDLPRYPSISLPQLAASACKLVLLSSEPYPFKEKHIAEIREYVPDADVRLVDGEMFSWYGSRLMHAPAYFEALIRQDGQ